One Aegilops tauschii subsp. strangulata cultivar AL8/78 chromosome 7, Aet v6.0, whole genome shotgun sequence genomic window carries:
- the LOC141026382 gene encoding uncharacterized protein yields the protein MADRCKISATMVAQSEKKSSCVIKVDGYSREKRKLATIQERQVYEYDFSPFQCWRPQLGSDATNVKAETIFSMIDNKDGLPMRPHTRDHVFPHKGSSIRYTFQQATLEGYTHLVDDCFSIRKRPVCCDSTKRLASPLRQPPSDLHRHFGDLRETMDGADVTFLVRGDKFSAHRLVLAARSPVFKAELFGSMKEKDDNLVEIHEMEAHVFKCLLYFIYTDTLPALEMGSLDVTMASHLLVAADRYNIERLKLSKHKLCNHIHAGMVATSLVLAKQHTCHGLKKACLQFLASPSNLRTMMASDGYEHLKSSCPSVLRELIARPIPIPLEAAKDIILAILVIADERGSYLVKVDGHSRAKGLFNKGEYMASPPFSFGGHQWFVVYYPNGNGDDSEKHVGYNILVSMVLDSPDAKDIKAEVKFCVLAKDGLLNNNNTLHQETMVPPSDLHRHLGNLLESMDGADVTFLVGEDKFLAHRVVLAARSSVFKAELLGAMKEKANNLVEIKEMESDVFRCLLRFIYTDLLPDLQNMPSNQGEARRDVVMASHLLVAADRYNVERLKLICEHNLCSNIDTNMVATSLALAEQHSCKRLREACLRFLVLKFCLFSA from the exons ATGGCAGACCGGTGCAAGATTTCTGCTACCATGGTAGCTCAATCTGAGAAAAAGTCATCATGCGTGATCAAGGTAGACGGATACTCAAGAGAAAAACGGAAATTGGCAACTATTCAAGAAAGGCAAGTATATGAATATGACTTCTCCCCCTTTCAGTGTTGGAGGCCACAACTGGGTT CTGATGCCACCAACGTGAAGGCGGAAACCATATTTAGCATGATTGACAACAAGGATGGGCTACCAATGCGGCCGCACACCCGTGATCATGTCTTCCCACACAAAGGTTCATCTATTCGCTACACGTTCCAGCAAGCTACTTTAGAGGGATACACGCATCTAGTGGATGACTGTTTCAGCATCCG AAAAAGACCAGTTTGTTGCGATTCCACCAAGCGACTTGCATCGCCACTTCGGCAACCACCAAGCGACTTGCATCGCCACTTCGGCGACCTGCGAGAGACCATGGATGGAGCGGATGTCACTTTTCTTGTGCGCGGGGACAAGTTCTCGGCCCATAGGCTCGTGCTCGCTGCTAGGTCACCCGTATTCAAGGCAGAGCTCTTTGGGTCCATGAAAGAGAAAGACGACAATCTAGTTGAAATTCATGAGATGGAAGCTCACGTGTTCAAGTGCTTGCTCTATTTCATATACACCGACACGCTACCCGCTCTTGAGATGGGAAGTCTAGATGTGACGATGGCTAGCCATCTGCTCGTGGCGGCGGACAGGTACAACATTGAGAGGCTGAAGCTGAGCAAGCACAAGCTATGCAACCACATCCATGCCGGTATGGTGGCGACTAGCTTGGTTTTGGCTAAGCAGCATACTTGTCATGGGCTAAAGAAAGCATGTCTGCAGTTCCTTGCCTCTCCCTCCAATTTGCGGACGATGATGGCAAGTGATGGCTATGAGCATCTGAAAAGCAGCTGCCCGTCTGTCCTTAGAGAGCTCATTGCTAGGCCCATACCGATTCCGCTCGAAGCAGCCAAGGATATTATCTTGGCAATTTTAGTA aTTGCAG ATGAGAGAGGGTCATACTTGGTCAAGGTAGATGGACACTCAAGAGCCAAGGGGCTGTTCAACAAGGGCGAGTACATGGCTTCTCCCCCTTTCAGTTTTGGAGGTCACCAATGGTTTGTGGTGTATTACCCAAACGGAAACGGTGACGACTCGGAAAAACATGTTGGTTACAACATACTCGTGAGCATGGTTCTTGATTCACCCGACGCCAAGGATATCAAGGCCGAAGTCAAATTTTGCGTACTTGCAAAGGACGGGCTACTG AATAATAATAATACCCTCCATCAAGAAACTATGGTTCCTCCAAGCGACTTGCATCGGCATCTCGGCAACCTCCTAGAGAGCATGGATGGAGCCGACGTCACCTTTCTTGTCGGCGAGGACAAGTTCTTGGCCCATAGGGTCGTCCTTGCTGCTAGGTCATCTGTATTCAAGGCGGAGCTCCTCGGCGCCATGAAGGAGAAGGCCAACAATCTCGTTGAAATCAAGGAGATGGAATCCGATGTGTTCAGGTGCTTGCTCCGTTTCATATACACCGACTTGCTGCCTGATCTTCAAAACATGCCTAGTAACCAAGGTGAGGCACGTCGAGATGTGGTGATGGCTAGCCATCTACTCGTGGCAGCTGACAGGTACAACGTCGAGAGGCTAAAACTGATATGCGAGCACAATTTATGCAGCAACATTGATACCAACATGGTGGCTACCAGTTTGGCCTTAGCTGAGCAGCATAGCTGCAAGCGACTCAGGGAAGCTTGCCTGCGGTTCCTTGTGCTGAAATTTTGTCTATTTTCGGCCTAG